The Leptospira montravelensis nucleotide sequence ATTCCGACCGGATTCCTTCACCCATTTTAAGAAAAAATTCCTACGTGTGAAACTCTTAGTCCATAAAAATATCCCTTTACGAGTAAAGAGTGCTGTCTAAAAAGGAATTCGATGGAGAAGATTCCCAAAGTTTTATTCTTATCCCCTCTTTATAGGGAAAAAATTTGGGGTGGTCGAAAGTTCGAAACAAAACTTGGTCGAAAAATTCCAGAAGGGCCAATTGGAGAATCCTGGGAAGTTTCTGTTTACGGAGACGATATATCCCCGATTCAAAATCCGGAGTATCAGAATCTACCACTAACAGAACTTATACGAAAATCTCCACAAGCAGTTATTGGTAAACCTTTTGAAAAATCAGGATTACCTTTACTTGTGAAAGTGATCGATGCAAAAGAAAAACTTTCTGTCCAAGTCCATCCAGACGACGAATATGCACTCAAATACGATCCGAAAGCCAATGGAAAAAAGGAATGTTGGTACGTTTTAAGCGCTGAACCTGGTGCGGAACTTGTTGTTGGTTTTGATACCCAAACTACCAGAGAAGAATACGAAACACTAGTAAAACAAAATTTAGGAGAAACTGTTCTACGCAAATGGAAAGTAAAACCAGGTGATGTTTTTCTCTTAAACCCAGGGACAATACATGCCATTGGTGGAGGGGTTCTACTTTTAGAAGTGCAACAATCATCAGATTCCACGTACAGAGTGTACGATTATGGAAGATTGGGTGATGATGGAAATCCAAGAGAACTTCATTTGGAAAAAGCACTCGCTGTCCTCAACTTTCAAAAATCGGATGGTTCCGAAAAACAATCAAAACAACTCATCACATACCATCCTTTTCCAAGATATCTCTTTACTTCTAATGACAAATTTCGATTGGAATCTTGGGAGTTTAACCAAGCACAAAATTTCACATTCTCACCGTTATGCGACCCAGTAACTTTCGGAATATTTTATACTGTTTCCGGTTCTATTTACTTTCCTGAATTTCAAAAATTAGTAGGACCTAACGAAACATTTATGGTAACCGCATCTGGATTTTTGGAAACCATATCTGCCTATGCGGAAACCGGTACTAAATTAGCTTTTATGTCTTCTGGTTCCGATACCGTAAAATATCAATCACTGCCCTATTGACTTTCTAATAGAATCGCTATAATAGTCAAAAGAGAGGTTCTATGAAAAAAATAATTTCCCTATTACTTGTGTTAGCATCTACATCTGTATTTGCTTTATCTGACTTGGAAAACTTGATGATTAAAGAGGCAAATTCTCCAGAAAGTAAACAAGCTGCACGTTCTTATCTCAATGCGATGGCAAAAGAGAAGGAAGTAAGTGCGAAAAGACATGAAAAAATGGCGGGAAACAAAGGTGGAAAAGCAATAAGCGAAGCAAAGTTTAAAGAACATTGCCTAACTCTTGCAAAAGAATTTCGTGCAGAAGCGGAAGAATACAAAAAAGCTGCCGACGAAATCAAATAATACCTAAACTTTAATTGTTAAGTGGGTAAAGGAATTCGGTCTGTTTCTTTAGGAACTTTCGGAAATTCATCTTTTGCCCATCTTTCCTTTGCTCTTTCGATAGTTTCTTGGCTTGTGGAAACAAAGTTCCAAAATATATGTCTTTTCTCTGTAAGGGGTTCTCCTCCCAGCAAAATCAATCGACTATTTTGTTTTGCCTTAAAGGAAACAGAAGTCCCCTTTTCAAATAGAACCATTGATCCGACCGTATATGACTCGCCGTTGGATTCAATTGCACCACGAGACACATAAAGTCCCGCTTCTTCTTTATCAGAAAGGACCCAATCGACAACATCCGAACCTTGTTTAATTTCTATGTCTGCATAAAATAAAGGTGAATGCACGGTGGCAGGAGACTTTAAACCTAATAAACTACCACCTAACAAACGAAAAACCAAACCTTCTTTTGTTAAAACGGGAATTTCTTGTTCCGAGAAATGTTCAAAACTTGGTTCGATTTCTTCTTTATCTTTAGGCAAAGCGATCCATGTTTGTATGCCTTCTAATATCTCATATTTTGGATCAAATTTTGAGCGTTCACTGTGTACGATTCCAGATCCTGCTACCATCCAATTGGTTTCATGTGGGCGAATGTCCATTTCCACTTTTAAACTATCTCGATGAGTGATGACTCCATCGTATAAAAAAGTAATGGTAGCAAGACCTATGTGTGGATGCGCACGAACCACAAGTTCTTCACCAGTCACTACAGGTACAGGACCAAAGTGGTCAAAAAAAACAAAAGGGCCTACCGAACGTTTCTCCATTGCGGGCAGAACACGGCGGATGATAAAATTGTCCCCTAAATTTTTAGAATGACCTATAAGAGAATTTGCCATTAGCGTTTAGACTTCTTAACCTTTGCTTTTGGTTTGGATATTTTCTTTTTGGGCATTGTTTTTTGTTTGGTGACTCGTTTGGTAGGTTTAGTTCCAGAAGTTTTCGATTCTTCTACTTTGCCTACAAAAAGACCAATGGCTTCTTTACCTTGGGTCCAATGCGCTTTGTTTCGTGCATTAAAATAAAGGATAAAGATTTTTTCAGTTTCCGAATACTTCACATCACAAGCATATACATGACTTGCTTTCCAACCTCTGCCTGTTGGACCAAGGATGGGAGTTTGGTTGATGCGATCAAAATTGATCCCATCTTCACTTTGTAAAAAGAGAATGGCCGAACAAGATTCTTTCCTGACAGGATTCCAAAAGATTCCATTTTGAAATCCCAAGTATCTACCTTTCCATTCAATGACTTTGATGGAACCGGCCCCCAAATTACAAAATGGATCCATTTCATTTGGTGAAATAATAGGATCAGAAAAATAGGAAAACGGTCCCAATGGAGATTCTGCTTCCGCCACTGTGATATGTTTTGGTTCACAAAACCCACAATCAGGGATAAAAACGAGAGACGAAGAAAAGTACATTCTGTACTTTTTTCCAAATTTTAACAAACAAGGGTTACTAACAGACTCTCCATATTTCGAATCTTTATGGAATGGAAATTTAGGTGTAATGACTTTTTTGGGTGAAGACCAAGACTTTAAATCTTTACTGGTTCGCACTTCAATATGAGACTTCCATTTCCGAAACGGAAACCAAGACATAAGGACATGTAAGAATTTGTATTTTTCGTAGTATAAATAATAAGTCCCATCTTCAAAAAAGATAAAAGGACGCATGGCATTCCAAATTACAGTTGTTCTTTTGTTCCAGTGGATTCCGTCTTCCGAAAGAAATTCTTGTACACCAAAGATACTGTGAGCAAAGAGATGCCAAAGGCCATCTGGACAATTTTCAGGAAATAAAAAACTCGGATCCGCCAATATGGGAGATGGGAATCCGGGTTTTAGAATGGGATCATCTTGGTATAGTTGCCAATAGATATTTTGTTTGTTCAATCGAAATGAATTTCCTTATTTTTCTAAAACAACTTTAAGGTTGGATAGTCCTTCTTCAAAGTCTTTTCCTATCATTTCTTCAAAATTCATAAAAAGTAACATCAAATTAGAAGGATAAGGCATCGAACCATCAAATCCCCAAATGATTTTGGATTTTTTTTGGTCCAAAGAAGAAACTTTCATATAACTGCGTTCGGTTCCTTCAAAAGGTTCAAAGAATCGAAGTTCAGTTTGCATCTCCAATGCATCCGCATTAATCATTTTAATTTCTTGTTCGCCAGTTCCCACTTCATTGTCTAAACTTTCCCAACGAGAAATAAAACCAACCGTGCCATCTAATCCTGTATATATTTTTTTCATACTTGGATCTTTTTTAGCCCAAACACTATACTGGTCTTGGTTCTTCAACATTCGAATGTACTCAAATACTTCTGATGCTGGTTTACTTATGTCAATGGAACGCTCTACCTGATATCCTGTAGGTAGAAAGAGGGCCACAACTAAGGGAATGGCGATTATGCCAATGATTCCTATGGAAATTTTTCTGCCGAGTGTCATAAGTTAATGATTGTATAGTTCTATTTTCATTTAGTCAATTTATTTACCCACGTGGCCGTAAATTCCAACTGAAAACGAGCAGGACGATGGCGATCAAGGTGGAAACTAGAATCGCATAAAAGGCTACATCCCAAGAGTAGTTTGTGGCAAGGATCGCAAGGCCTTTGCCTTGTGCTGTTCTTCCCAAAGATCCAAATAACCCAATAAAACCTGCGGCCGTTCCCACTGCTTTTTTAGATGTAAAATCCATACCTGCCACACCTAACAACATTACAGGTGGATAGATAAAAAGTCCGATGAGTCCAAATAAAATATAGTCGATAATAATATTACCAGGGGGATTCCATAAAATTCCGAGAAAGGCAAAAAAAATCGGGATAATACAAAGTAAACTAACCATCCCCCTTCTTCCGTCAAATTTATCAGAAACCCATCCCATAAGGATTGTGGAACCAATTCCTCCAAACTCTAATATGAGTGTAGAATATCCACCGCCCAAAAGATCGGCCCCTTTTGTTTCTTTTAAGTAAGTTGGACCCCAATCAATCAAACTATAACGAATGATATAAACAAAAAAATTAATCACCGCAAATAACCAGATGTATTTGTTCATTAGGACTTGCTCAATAATTAATTGTTTGGTGGTGAGTTCTGCCTCGTGGTCTTCCTTTTCTTCCGGTGGATAATCATTTTTATAAACTTCAATGGGAGGAAGACCCTCGGATTGAGGAGTGTCTACGAGTCGAATGTATAAATATGCTGAGCCAAAAAGGGCAATGATTCCTGGAACAAAAAAAGCATATTGCCATCCAAATTGCGCTGCGGAATGAGAAGCCACTACTCCAACGATTCCTCCTCCAATATTATGTGCAATATTCCAAAATGCAAACGTAGTACCGCGTTCTCTCACTGAATACCAATGTCCAAGCGAACGCCCGCAGGGTGGCCAACCCATTCCTTGTACGAGTCCATTAGCACCCCATAAAAATAGGTGAATCCAATAATGATTCGCAAATCCAAATGAAAAATTCAAAATGGCAGTAAGAAACAAACCAACCGCCATAAACTTTCTTGGATTGGAACGATCGGAGAGTGATCCCATTAAAAATTTTCCAATCCCATAAGTGATGGCAGTAACTGCGAGGATGTCACCTATATCTGTTTTCGAATATGATAAAGCTTCTCCTATTTCTTTAGAAACAGGTGAGAAGTTATTTCGAGTTAAATAGTAGGTCGTATAACCAAGAAAAGTCGATTCCAAAACTCGGAACCGAAATTTAGGATAAAGAGATTGAATTTCTTTTTCTGATTTTTGGGGTATGGACGGAGCAGGAGCGAACCATAGGCGAATGGTTTGTAACATAGACTAGGAAGATGATGTTTAGAGAGAAGGAGTCAAGTCGATTCTCATGAAAACAAATATACGAAACGGTTTTATTGAAACAGTGGGAAACACCCCACTCATCCGCATCCACTCCCTAAGTGAAGAAACTGGATGCGAAATTTTAGGCAAAGCAGAGTTTTTAAATCCAGGTGGTTCTGTCAAAGATCGAGCCGCCCTATATATGATCGAAGACGCAGAAAGGAAGGGACTCCTAAAGACAGGTGGCACCGTTGTGGAAGGAACAGCCGGTAATACCGGAATTGGCCTAACACATATTTGTAATGCAAAAGGTTACAAATCTGTCATCGTGATTCCAGAAACTCAATCTAAAGAAAAAATCGAAATGCTACGAACGTTAGGTGCTGAGGTGACACTTGTTCCTGCTGTTCCCTATTCCGATCCAGGAAATTATGTCCGAGTTTCTGAAAAAATCGCAAAGGAAACTGCTAACTCCGTTTGGGCCAACCAATTTGATAACTTAGCCAATCGAAATGCGCATTTCGAAACCACTGGTCCCGAAATTTGGAATCAAACCCAAGGTAAAATCGATGTATGGACTACTTCTCTAGGAACCGGAGGAACCTATGCGGGAACAGGACTTTTTTTCAAATCCAAAAATCCCAAGATCAAATGCATTGTAGCTGACCCTTATGGTTCAGGAATTTATTCTTTTGTGAAAACAGGAAACATTACCATCGAAGGATCTTCCATCACAGAAGGAATTGGGCAAGGTCGAATTACCAAAAATATGGAAGGAATGCCTGCCGATGATGCAGTTCGTATCCATGACAAAGAAGCACTTCGCATATTGAATTTAGTTTTAAAAAAGGATGGTTTGTTTATGGGAGGAAGTGTGGGGATCAATTTGGCAGCAGCTTATCAAATTGCCAAGGACCTTGGTCCAGGCCACACCATAGTCACCGTGTTATGTGACAGTGGAGCAAAATACCAATCTAAAATTTACAATCAAGAGTTTTTGGCTTCGAAAGGCCTCACTTAAACCAAACAAAAGTTTGTTATTAGAAGAGTTTCAATTGAAACTCCTTCTCAATGGTTCACTTTATAGTTCGGAATGTACTAGTTTGAGAAATTTTTAACCTAATAATAGAAACATTAGGAAAGAAATAATCTGGACTTTATGGATTGTTGCATTTTACTTTTCGATAATGAAAAGAGTTAAGGACATTCGAAAATTCTTATTCTGATCAGCGTTATCTTATGAGACATATCCAAAAGACCATTCTCTATTTGATCTTATTTCCACTGTTTGGTTGTCAATTTCCAAACATCAATAGGTCGTTTTTGGAAACCATTTCCACGTTTCGATTTTTACAAACAAACACTCTTTCTTACACTGTCTCTTTCCGTGTTTCTGGGCTTTTGGGATCGGGTCTACAAATTGAAAACAATGGAGATGTTGTCAATGTTTCAGCCAACCAAACATATACATTTTCAAAAAAAATTCCTTCTGGTTCTCCTTACAACGTAATCGTAAAAACTCCCCCATCTTCTCCGATCCAAAAATGTATAGTTTCTTCTGGATCAGGAACCGTAATTAACGGCAACATCGAAGGCATCCAAATTGTTTGTGGGGAGGCACTTTATCTCATTCAAGGAACAGTTACGGGACTGTTAGGCAACGGACTACAAATCCAAAATGTGACTGGCTCTGGTACGGATGTAGTCAATATCAATGCAGCCAATTTTTCTTTACCACCCATTCCGTCTGGTGAAACTTATAATTTCAATATCATAAGCCAACCTACAAGTCCAAGTCAAACTTGTTCGATTACCTCACCAGGAGTCACATCGGGAACGATGGCAGCAGCCCATTTACCATCAACTATCAATTGTACAACCAATTCCTTTGTTGTGAATGCGCAAGTGACAGGGATCCTTGGAACACTAGGTGCAGGAAACGAACTGAAACTTACGTTAGATGGTTCAAATACAATTAACGTAACTGCTGATGGTACCTTTCCTTTCCCAGGCACTTATTTAAGCGGAGGTGCATTTTCCATAGCCATTGGTAATCCAGGCGGAATCATTTCTACTGGTGTATGTACACTAAGTTCAGGAACGATTACGATAGCAAATGGTGCTTATACCATCCCAGTAAATTGTAGTAATGCATTTCTTATCAGTGGGACCGTATCCAGTCCTGGAGGAACCACAACGAGTATCATTAGCGGTTCCGTCACATTGGATTTGATCAATACAGGTGGTACACCATTTGTATCACAACAAACTGTTGTAAATGTTGGTACTACCAACTTTTCTTTTCCTTCAACCATACCTGGCGGTGCAGACTATCAGATTGTCGTTTCAAGTTCGGCACCTGACCAAGTTTGTGCAATGACTGCAGGAGCCACTCACACAGGCACAACATCTGACCAAGGTACTGCGATTGTAAACTGTAGTTTGCCAACCCCTACTTTTTCTCCAGCTACTGGCGCTGTATTTAATGATGATGGAACAGTGACTCTCAGTACGCTCATTCCTGGGTCTGAGTATCGTTATACTTTGGGTAACGGTGGCCAAGTGGACCCAACCTGCGCCACAGGAACGTTAACAACCACTACAGTTCCGATCACTGATACAAATTCTGGTGTCATTAAAGCCATCCATTGTAAAACTGGATGGGTTGAATCAACGGTTACCACTTCTAGTTATACTTTAAAAGTTTCCACACCTACTCCAAGTTTT carries:
- a CDS encoding SRPBCC family protein — protein: MTLGRKISIGIIGIIAIPLVVALFLPTGYQVERSIDISKPASEVFEYIRMLKNQDQYSVWAKKDPSMKKIYTGLDGTVGFISRWESLDNEVGTGEQEIKMINADALEMQTELRFFEPFEGTERSYMKVSSLDQKKSKIIWGFDGSMPYPSNLMLLFMNFEEMIGKDFEEGLSNLKVVLEK
- a CDS encoding family 43 glycosylhydrolase, with protein sequence MNKQNIYWQLYQDDPILKPGFPSPILADPSFLFPENCPDGLWHLFAHSIFGVQEFLSEDGIHWNKRTTVIWNAMRPFIFFEDGTYYLYYEKYKFLHVLMSWFPFRKWKSHIEVRTSKDLKSWSSPKKVITPKFPFHKDSKYGESVSNPCLLKFGKKYRMYFSSSLVFIPDCGFCEPKHITVAEAESPLGPFSYFSDPIISPNEMDPFCNLGAGSIKVIEWKGRYLGFQNGIFWNPVRKESCSAILFLQSEDGINFDRINQTPILGPTGRGWKASHVYACDVKYSETEKIFILYFNARNKAHWTQGKEAIGLFVGKVEESKTSGTKPTKRVTKQKTMPKKKISKPKAKVKKSKR
- a CDS encoding pirin family protein yields the protein MANSLIGHSKNLGDNFIIRRVLPAMEKRSVGPFVFFDHFGPVPVVTGEELVVRAHPHIGLATITFLYDGVITHRDSLKVEMDIRPHETNWMVAGSGIVHSERSKFDPKYEILEGIQTWIALPKDKEEIEPSFEHFSEQEIPVLTKEGLVFRLLGGSLLGLKSPATVHSPLFYADIEIKQGSDVVDWVLSDKEEAGLYVSRGAIESNGESYTVGSMVLFEKGTSVSFKAKQNSRLILLGGEPLTEKRHIFWNFVSTSQETIERAKERWAKDEFPKVPKETDRIPLPT
- a CDS encoding MFS transporter is translated as MLQTIRLWFAPAPSIPQKSEKEIQSLYPKFRFRVLESTFLGYTTYYLTRNNFSPVSKEIGEALSYSKTDIGDILAVTAITYGIGKFLMGSLSDRSNPRKFMAVGLFLTAILNFSFGFANHYWIHLFLWGANGLVQGMGWPPCGRSLGHWYSVRERGTTFAFWNIAHNIGGGIVGVVASHSAAQFGWQYAFFVPGIIALFGSAYLYIRLVDTPQSEGLPPIEVYKNDYPPEEKEDHEAELTTKQLIIEQVLMNKYIWLFAVINFFVYIIRYSLIDWGPTYLKETKGADLLGGGYSTLILEFGGIGSTILMGWVSDKFDGRRGMVSLLCIIPIFFAFLGILWNPPGNIIIDYILFGLIGLFIYPPVMLLGVAGMDFTSKKAVGTAAGFIGLFGSLGRTAQGKGLAILATNYSWDVAFYAILVSTLIAIVLLVFSWNLRPRG
- a CDS encoding type I phosphomannose isomerase catalytic subunit, whose translation is MEKIPKVLFLSPLYREKIWGGRKFETKLGRKIPEGPIGESWEVSVYGDDISPIQNPEYQNLPLTELIRKSPQAVIGKPFEKSGLPLLVKVIDAKEKLSVQVHPDDEYALKYDPKANGKKECWYVLSAEPGAELVVGFDTQTTREEYETLVKQNLGETVLRKWKVKPGDVFLLNPGTIHAIGGGVLLLEVQQSSDSTYRVYDYGRLGDDGNPRELHLEKALAVLNFQKSDGSEKQSKQLITYHPFPRYLFTSNDKFRLESWEFNQAQNFTFSPLCDPVTFGIFYTVSGSIYFPEFQKLVGPNETFMVTASGFLETISAYAETGTKLAFMSSGSDTVKYQSLPY
- a CDS encoding cysteine synthase A; its protein translation is MKTNIRNGFIETVGNTPLIRIHSLSEETGCEILGKAEFLNPGGSVKDRAALYMIEDAERKGLLKTGGTVVEGTAGNTGIGLTHICNAKGYKSVIVIPETQSKEKIEMLRTLGAEVTLVPAVPYSDPGNYVRVSEKIAKETANSVWANQFDNLANRNAHFETTGPEIWNQTQGKIDVWTTSLGTGGTYAGTGLFFKSKNPKIKCIVADPYGSGIYSFVKTGNITIEGSSITEGIGQGRITKNMEGMPADDAVRIHDKEALRILNLVLKKDGLFMGGSVGINLAAAYQIAKDLGPGHTIVTVLCDSGAKYQSKIYNQEFLASKGLT